A genomic stretch from Serratia entomophila includes:
- the pflB gene encoding formate C-acetyltransferase, protein MTELNEKLAKAWEGFSKGDWQNEVNVRDFIQKNYTPYEGDESFLAGATEATTTLWDKVMEGIKLENRTHAPVDFDTNVAATITSHDAGYIAKELETIVGLQTDAPLKRALIPFGGIKMVEGSCKVYGRELDPQLKKVFTEYRKTHNQGVFDVYTKDILNCRKSGVLTGLPDAYGRGRIIGDYRRVALYGIDFLMADKLNQFKSLQDKLENGEDLEMTIQLREEIAEQHRALAQIKEMAAKYGYDISGPATNAQEAVQWTYFGYLAAVKSQNGAAMSFGRVSTFLDVFIERDIKEGKLTEEQAQELIDHLVMKLRMVRFLRTPEYDELFSGDPIWATESLAGMGVDGRTLVTKNSFRFLNTLYTMGPSPEPNMTILWSEKLPLNFKKYAAKVSIDTSSVQYENDDLMRPDFNNDDYAIACCVSPMIVGKQMQFFGARANLAKTMLYAINGGVDEKLKMQVGPKEAPMMDEVLDYDKVMERMDHFMDWLAKQYVTALNIIHYMHDKYSYEAALMALHDRDVYRTMACGIAGLSVAADSLSAIKYAKVTTIRDEDGLATDFKVEGEYPQFGNNDARVDDIACDLVERFMKKIQKLRTYRNAVPTQSVLTITSNVVYGKKTGNTPDGRRAGAPFGPGANPMHGRDQKGAVASLTSVAKLPFAYAKDGISYTFSIVPNALGKDDDVRKANLAGLMDGYFHHEASIEGGQHLNVNVMNREMLLDAMENPEKYPQLTIRVSGYAVRFNSLTKEQQQDVITRTFTQSM, encoded by the coding sequence ATGACCGAACTTAACGAAAAGTTAGCCAAAGCTTGGGAAGGTTTCAGCAAAGGTGACTGGCAGAACGAAGTCAACGTTCGTGACTTTATCCAGAAAAACTACACTCCTTACGAGGGTGATGAATCCTTCCTGGCGGGCGCAACGGAAGCCACCACCACCTTGTGGGACAAGGTTATGGAAGGGATCAAACTGGAAAACCGCACCCATGCGCCAGTTGATTTCGACACCAACGTTGCCGCGACCATCACTTCTCACGACGCAGGCTACATCGCCAAAGAGCTGGAGACCATCGTTGGCCTGCAGACCGACGCGCCGCTGAAGCGCGCGCTGATCCCCTTCGGCGGCATCAAGATGGTGGAAGGTTCCTGTAAGGTTTACGGCCGCGAGCTGGATCCGCAGCTGAAGAAAGTGTTCACCGAATACCGCAAAACCCACAACCAGGGCGTATTCGACGTTTACACCAAAGACATCCTGAACTGCCGCAAATCCGGCGTGCTGACCGGCCTGCCTGATGCCTACGGCCGCGGCCGCATCATCGGCGACTACCGCCGCGTGGCGCTGTACGGCATCGATTTCCTGATGGCCGACAAGCTGAACCAGTTCAAGTCGCTGCAGGACAAGCTGGAAAACGGCGAAGACCTGGAAATGACCATCCAGCTGCGTGAAGAAATTGCCGAACAGCACCGCGCTCTGGCCCAGATCAAAGAAATGGCCGCCAAATACGGCTACGACATCTCCGGCCCGGCCACCAACGCGCAAGAAGCGGTACAGTGGACCTACTTCGGCTACCTGGCCGCGGTGAAATCGCAGAACGGCGCCGCCATGTCCTTCGGCCGCGTGTCTACCTTCCTCGACGTGTTCATTGAGCGCGACATCAAAGAAGGCAAACTGACGGAAGAACAGGCGCAGGAGCTGATCGACCATCTGGTGATGAAACTGCGCATGGTGCGCTTCCTGCGTACCCCTGAGTACGATGAGCTGTTCTCCGGCGACCCAATCTGGGCGACCGAATCCCTGGCGGGCATGGGCGTTGACGGCCGTACCCTGGTGACCAAAAACAGCTTCCGCTTCCTGAACACCCTGTACACCATGGGGCCGTCTCCGGAACCGAACATGACCATCCTGTGGTCTGAAAAACTGCCGTTGAACTTCAAAAAATACGCCGCGAAAGTGTCTATCGACACCTCCTCCGTACAGTATGAAAACGACGATCTGATGCGCCCGGACTTCAACAACGATGACTATGCCATCGCCTGCTGCGTCAGCCCGATGATCGTCGGCAAACAGATGCAGTTCTTCGGCGCCCGCGCCAACCTGGCGAAAACCATGCTGTACGCCATCAACGGCGGCGTGGATGAAAAACTGAAAATGCAGGTTGGCCCGAAAGAAGCGCCAATGATGGACGAAGTGCTGGACTATGACAAAGTCATGGAACGCATGGACCACTTTATGGACTGGCTGGCCAAGCAGTACGTAACCGCGCTGAACATCATTCACTACATGCACGACAAGTACAGCTACGAAGCTGCGCTGATGGCGCTGCACGACCGTGACGTTTACCGCACCATGGCCTGCGGCATCGCCGGTCTGTCGGTCGCGGCGGACTCCCTGTCCGCCATCAAGTACGCCAAAGTCACCACCATCCGCGACGAAGACGGCCTGGCGACCGACTTTAAAGTGGAAGGTGAATATCCGCAGTTCGGTAACAACGATGCCCGCGTTGATGACATCGCCTGTGACCTGGTGGAACGTTTCATGAAGAAAATTCAGAAACTGCGCACCTACCGTAATGCGGTACCGACTCAGTCGGTGCTGACCATCACTTCCAACGTGGTGTACGGCAAAAAAACCGGCAACACGCCGGATGGCCGCCGCGCAGGTGCTCCATTCGGCCCTGGCGCCAACCCAATGCACGGCCGTGACCAGAAAGGCGCAGTAGCCTCCCTGACTTCCGTAGCCAAACTGCCGTTTGCCTACGCCAAAGACGGGATCTCCTACACCTTCTCCATCGTGCCTAACGCGCTGGGTAAAGACGACGATGTGCGTAAAGCCAACCTGGCGGGCCTGATGGACGGTTATTTCCACCATGAAGCCTCCATCGAGGGCGGCCAGCACCTGAACGTCAACGTGATGAACCGCGAAATGCTGCTGGACGCGATGGAAAACCCTGAGAAATATCCTCAGCTGACCATCCGCGTATCCGGTTACGCCGTGCGCTTCAACTCGCTGACCAAAGAGCAACAGCAGGACGTAATTACCCGTACTTTCACCCAGTCGATGTAA
- the focA gene encoding formate transporter FocA — MKTDNPFDLILPAATAKIAEDAGVYKATKHPLKTFYLAITAGVFISIAFVFYITATTGTAGVPFGLAKLVGGICFSLGLMLVVVSGADLFTSTVLIVIAKASGRISWCQLGANWLNVYIGNLVGALFFVALIWFSGEYMVDNGLWGLNVLQTADHKLHHTFIEAVCLGILANLMVCLAVWMSYSGRSLMDKMFAMILPVGMFVASGFEHSIANMFMIPMGIVVKHFATPEFWQAVGATPEQFAHLTVSNFIIDNLIPVTIGNIIGGGLLVGLTYWVIYLRGGEQQH, encoded by the coding sequence GTGAAAACTGACAACCCCTTCGATCTGATATTACCTGCGGCAACGGCGAAAATCGCCGAGGATGCAGGTGTTTATAAAGCCACCAAGCATCCGCTGAAAACTTTTTATTTGGCGATTACCGCCGGCGTCTTTATTTCCATCGCTTTCGTTTTTTACATCACCGCGACTACCGGCACCGCCGGCGTGCCTTTCGGCCTGGCGAAGCTGGTCGGCGGCATCTGCTTCTCCCTGGGGTTAATGCTGGTGGTGGTCTCGGGCGCAGACCTGTTCACCTCCACCGTTCTGATCGTGATTGCCAAGGCCAGCGGCCGCATCAGCTGGTGCCAGCTCGGCGCGAACTGGCTGAACGTCTATATCGGCAACCTGGTCGGTGCGCTGTTCTTCGTGGCGCTGATTTGGTTCTCCGGCGAATACATGGTCGATAACGGCCTGTGGGGCTTGAACGTACTGCAAACCGCGGACCACAAGCTGCACCACACCTTTATCGAAGCCGTCTGCCTCGGCATTCTGGCTAACCTGATGGTCTGCCTGGCGGTCTGGATGAGCTACTCCGGCCGCAGCCTGATGGACAAAATGTTCGCCATGATCCTGCCGGTCGGCATGTTTGTCGCCAGCGGCTTCGAACACAGCATCGCCAACATGTTTATGATCCCTATGGGTATCGTGGTTAAACACTTCGCCACGCCGGAATTCTGGCAAGCCGTAGGGGCAACGCCCGAGCAATTTGCTCATCTGACCGTAAGCAACTTCATCATCGACAACCTGATCCCGGTGACCATTGGCAACATCATTGGCGGCGGCCTGCTGGTTGGGTTGACTTACTGGGTAATTTATCTGCGCGGTGGTGAACAGCAGCACTAA
- the ycaO gene encoding 30S ribosomal protein S12 methylthiotransferase accessory factor YcaO, with product MTQTFIPGKDAALEDSIARFQQKLSDLGFNIEEASWLNPVPHVWSVHIRDRDCPLCFTNGKGASKKAALASALGEYFERLSTNYFFADFYLGKQIAEGDFVHYPNEKWFPIPADDSLPAGILDPRLHAFYDPEQELSASDLIDLQSGNGDRGICALPFARQSDQRTVYIPMNIIGNLYVSNGMSAGNTANEARVQGLSEVFERYVKNRIIAESISLPEIPAEVLNRYPGVVEAIAKLEEEGFPILSYDASLGGNYPVICVVLFNPANGTCFASFGAHPDFGVALERTVTELLQGRSLKDLDVFTAPTFDDEEVAEHTNLETHFIDSSGLISWDMFKQDADYPFVDWSFSGSTQEEFATLMSIFDKEGAEVYIADYEHLDVYACRIIVPGMSDIYPAEDLLMANNSMGAHLRDTLLALPGSEWEPEEYLALIQRLDDEGLDDFTRVRELLGIASGKDNAWYTLRVGELKSMLALAGGDLEQALIWTEWTQDFNSSVLSPARSNYYRCLQTLLLLAQEPEREPAQYYSAFVKMYGQEAVDAASAAISGEERFNGLFAVDSSLKALPAHQALLAAYEKLQNAKRRHWAQA from the coding sequence ATGACGCAAACTTTTATCCCCGGCAAAGACGCCGCACTGGAAGACTCCATCGCCCGTTTCCAACAGAAGCTGAGCGATCTCGGTTTTAATATCGAAGAAGCCTCATGGCTGAACCCGGTGCCGCACGTCTGGTCGGTTCACATCCGCGATCGCGATTGCCCGCTGTGCTTCACCAACGGTAAAGGCGCCAGCAAGAAAGCCGCGCTGGCTTCCGCTTTGGGCGAATACTTCGAACGCCTGTCCACCAACTATTTCTTCGCCGATTTCTATCTGGGCAAGCAGATCGCCGAAGGCGACTTCGTGCATTACCCGAACGAGAAATGGTTCCCGATCCCGGCGGACGACTCGCTGCCGGCCGGCATCCTCGACCCGCGTCTGCATGCGTTCTACGATCCGGAGCAGGAACTGAGCGCCAGCGATCTGATCGATCTGCAGTCCGGCAATGGCGATCGCGGCATCTGCGCGCTGCCGTTCGCCCGCCAGTCTGACCAGCGAACCGTATATATCCCGATGAACATCATCGGCAACCTGTACGTTTCCAACGGCATGTCCGCCGGCAACACCGCCAACGAAGCCCGCGTTCAGGGCCTGTCGGAAGTGTTCGAGCGCTATGTGAAGAACCGCATCATCGCCGAATCCATCAGCCTGCCGGAGATCCCGGCCGAGGTGCTGAACCGCTATCCGGGCGTGGTGGAAGCCATCGCCAAGCTGGAAGAAGAAGGTTTCCCGATCCTGTCGTATGACGCTTCGCTGGGCGGCAACTATCCGGTTATCTGCGTAGTGCTGTTCAACCCGGCCAACGGCACCTGTTTCGCCTCGTTCGGCGCGCACCCAGACTTCGGCGTAGCGCTGGAGCGCACCGTGACCGAACTGCTGCAGGGCCGCAGCCTGAAAGATCTCGACGTGTTCACCGCCCCGACCTTCGACGACGAAGAAGTGGCCGAACACACCAACCTGGAAACCCACTTCATCGATTCCAGCGGTTTGATCTCCTGGGACATGTTCAAGCAGGATGCCGATTACCCGTTCGTCGACTGGAGCTTCAGCGGCAGCACGCAGGAAGAGTTCGCCACCCTGATGAGCATCTTCGATAAGGAAGGCGCCGAGGTTTACATCGCCGACTACGAGCATCTGGATGTGTACGCCTGCCGCATCATCGTGCCGGGCATGTCCGACATCTACCCGGCGGAAGATCTGCTGATGGCCAACAACAGCATGGGCGCTCACCTGCGCGACACCCTGCTGGCGCTGCCGGGCAGCGAGTGGGAGCCTGAAGAGTATCTGGCGCTGATCCAACGGCTGGACGACGAAGGACTGGACGACTTCACCCGCGTGCGCGAGCTGCTGGGCATTGCCAGCGGCAAAGACAATGCCTGGTACACCCTGCGCGTTGGCGAGCTGAAGTCGATGCTGGCATTGGCGGGCGGCGATCTGGAGCAGGCGCTGATCTGGACCGAATGGACGCAGGACTTTAACTCCTCGGTGCTGAGCCCGGCGCGCAGCAACTATTACCGCTGCCTGCAAACCTTGCTGCTGCTGGCGCAGGAGCCAGAGCGCGAACCGGCGCAGTACTACAGCGCCTTCGTGAAGATGTACGGCCAGGAAGCGGTCGACGCCGCTTCGGCGGCCATCAGCGGTGAAGAACGTTTCAACGGGCTGTTCGCCGTTGACAGCAGCCTGAAAGCCTTGCCGGCCCACCAGGCGCTGCTGGCGGCTTACGAAAAACTGCAAAACGCCAAACGCCGCCACTGGGCGCAGGCGTAA
- the ansB gene encoding L-asparaginase 2: MKSVKLSVLALFLAGGSGSALALPNVTLLATGGTIAGGGSSATQSNYTAGKLGVEALVNAVPELKNIANVQGEQVVNIGSQDMNDQVWLTLAKKINDDCGKTDGFVITHGTDTLEETAYFLDLTVKCDKPVVIVGAMRPATAMSADGPFNLYNAVVTAVDPQSANRGVLVAMNDSVLDARDVTKTNTTSVQTFQAPNFGPLGYIHNGKVDYQRSPHRKHTTDTPFDVGKLSELPKVGIIYNYANASDAPAKALIAEGYQGIVSAGVGNGNLYKTVFDTLATAAHNGVAVVRSSRVPTGATTEDAEVDDAKYGFVAAGTLNPQKARILLQLALTQTKDAKQIQQMFNQY, translated from the coding sequence ATGAAATCAGTGAAACTCAGCGTTTTGGCCCTCTTTCTGGCGGGGGGCAGCGGCTCGGCGCTGGCCTTGCCCAACGTCACCCTGCTGGCTACCGGCGGCACCATCGCCGGCGGCGGATCTTCGGCAACGCAGTCCAATTACACCGCCGGCAAACTGGGCGTCGAGGCGTTGGTCAACGCGGTGCCGGAACTGAAAAACATCGCCAATGTGCAGGGCGAACAGGTGGTGAATATCGGTTCGCAGGATATGAACGACCAGGTGTGGCTGACGCTGGCGAAAAAGATCAACGACGACTGCGGCAAAACCGACGGTTTCGTGATCACCCACGGCACCGACACCCTGGAGGAAACGGCCTATTTCCTCGATCTGACGGTCAAGTGCGACAAGCCGGTGGTGATCGTCGGGGCGATGCGCCCGGCGACGGCAATGAGCGCCGACGGCCCGTTCAATCTGTATAACGCGGTGGTGACGGCGGTCGATCCGCAGTCGGCCAACCGCGGGGTGCTGGTGGCGATGAACGACAGCGTGCTGGACGCGCGCGACGTGACGAAAACCAACACCACCTCGGTGCAGACCTTCCAGGCGCCGAACTTCGGCCCGCTCGGCTATATCCATAACGGCAAGGTCGACTATCAACGCTCGCCGCACCGCAAGCACACCACGGATACGCCGTTTGACGTCGGCAAGCTGAGCGAGCTGCCGAAGGTCGGCATCATCTATAACTACGCCAACGCTTCCGACGCGCCGGCCAAGGCGCTGATTGCCGAAGGGTATCAGGGCATCGTCAGCGCCGGCGTCGGCAACGGCAACCTGTACAAGACGGTGTTCGACACCCTGGCGACGGCGGCGCACAACGGCGTGGCGGTCGTGCGCTCCTCGCGGGTGCCGACCGGCGCCACCACCGAAGATGCGGAAGTGGACGACGCCAAATATGGCTTCGTCGCCGCCGGCACGCTGAACCCGCAAAAGGCGCGGATTTTGCTGCAGCTGGCGCTGACGCAGACCAAAGACGCGAAGCAGATCCAGCAAATGTTCAACCAGTACTGA
- the serC gene encoding 3-phosphoserine/phosphohydroxythreonine transaminase, with protein MTQVYNFSSGPAMLPVEVLRRAEQELCNWHGLGTSVMEISHRSKEFIAVAQQSEQDLRDLLKIPANYKVLFCHGGARAQFAALPLNLLGDKATADYIDGGYWAHSAIKEAEKYCAPNVIDVKTRIDGLSGIKPMKEWQLSKDAAYVHYCPNETIDGVAIDETPDFGDKVVIGDYSSTILSRPLDVSRFGVIYAGAQKNIGPAGLTLVIVRDDLLGKARREVPSILDYTVLAENESMFNTPPTFAWYLSGLVFKWLKEQGGLLEMQKRNQAKAELLYATIDNSDFYCSQVAIGNRSWMNVPFQLADAALDNVFLSEAEAIGLQALKGHRVVGGMRASIYNAMPLAGVQALTDFMIDFERRHG; from the coding sequence ATGACTCAGGTTTATAATTTTAGCTCTGGCCCGGCAATGCTGCCGGTTGAAGTGTTGCGTCGTGCGGAACAGGAACTGTGCAACTGGCACGGCCTGGGGACTTCAGTGATGGAAATCAGCCACCGCAGTAAAGAATTTATCGCCGTTGCCCAGCAGTCCGAACAGGATCTGCGCGACCTGTTGAAAATCCCCGCCAACTACAAAGTGCTGTTCTGCCACGGCGGCGCCCGCGCGCAGTTCGCCGCGTTGCCGCTGAACCTGCTGGGCGACAAGGCCACCGCCGACTATATCGACGGCGGTTACTGGGCGCACAGCGCCATCAAGGAAGCGGAAAAATACTGCGCGCCGAACGTTATCGACGTGAAAACCCGCATCGACGGCCTGAGCGGCATCAAGCCGATGAAAGAGTGGCAGCTCAGCAAAGACGCCGCCTACGTGCATTATTGCCCGAATGAAACCATCGACGGCGTGGCCATCGATGAAACGCCGGACTTCGGCGACAAAGTGGTGATTGGCGATTACTCCTCGACCATTCTGTCCCGCCCGCTGGACGTGAGCCGTTTCGGCGTGATTTACGCCGGGGCGCAGAAAAATATCGGCCCGGCCGGCCTGACGCTGGTGATCGTGCGTGACGATCTGTTGGGCAAGGCGCGCCGTGAGGTGCCGTCTATTCTCGATTACACCGTGCTGGCCGAGAACGAGTCGATGTTCAACACCCCGCCGACCTTCGCCTGGTATCTGTCCGGCCTGGTGTTCAAATGGCTGAAAGAGCAGGGCGGCCTGTTGGAGATGCAAAAGCGCAATCAGGCCAAGGCCGAGCTGCTGTACGCGACCATCGACAATTCCGATTTCTACTGCAGCCAGGTGGCGATCGGCAACCGTTCCTGGATGAACGTGCCGTTCCAGTTGGCCGATGCTGCGCTGGATAACGTCTTCCTCAGCGAAGCGGAGGCCATCGGCCTGCAGGCGCTGAAAGGCCACCGGGTAGTTGGCGGCATGCGCGCTTCTATTTACAATGCGATGCCGCTGGCCGGCGTGCAGGCGTTGACCGACTTTATGATCGACTTCGAACGTCGTCACGGTTAA
- the aroA gene encoding 3-phosphoshikimate 1-carboxyvinyltransferase, which yields MVDSLTLQPVALVNGTVNLPGSKSVSNRALLLAALAEGTTRLTNLLDSDDVRHMLNALQALGVSYQLSADRTVCEVTGVAGPLVASQPLELFLGNAGTAMRPLAAALCLGSGDVVLTGEPRMKERPIGHLVDALRQGGAQIDYLEQTDYPPIRLRGGFQGGEVTVDGSVSSQFLTALLMAAPLAPQDTQIHIKGELVSKPYIDITLHLMRTFGVDVSHDNYRVFHIQGRQTYIAPGDYLVEGDASSASYFLAAAAIKGGTVRVTGIGRKSVQGDTKFADVLEKMGARITWGDDFIECSRGELRGIDMDMNHIPDAAMTIATTALFAQGPTTIRNIYNWRVKETDRLAAMATELRKVGAEVDEGEDYIHVVPPARLQFAEIGTYNDHRMAMCFSLVALSDTPVTILDPKCTAKTFPDYFEQLARISQPA from the coding sequence ATGGTGGATTCCCTGACGTTACAACCGGTTGCCCTGGTCAATGGCACCGTCAACTTACCCGGCTCCAAGAGCGTTTCCAACCGTGCTCTGCTGCTGGCTGCGCTGGCGGAGGGAACGACCCGGCTGACCAACCTGCTGGACAGCGACGACGTGCGCCATATGCTGAATGCGCTGCAGGCGCTGGGCGTGAGCTATCAGCTTTCCGCCGACCGCACCGTGTGCGAAGTGACCGGCGTCGCCGGGCCGTTGGTGGCCAGCCAGCCGCTGGAACTGTTCCTCGGCAACGCCGGCACCGCGATGCGCCCATTGGCGGCGGCGCTGTGCCTGGGCAGCGGCGACGTGGTGCTGACCGGCGAACCGCGCATGAAAGAGCGCCCGATCGGCCATCTGGTGGACGCACTGCGCCAGGGCGGCGCGCAGATTGATTACCTGGAACAGACCGATTATCCGCCGATTCGCCTGCGCGGCGGCTTCCAGGGCGGCGAGGTCACCGTCGACGGCAGCGTTTCCAGCCAATTCCTGACTGCGTTGTTGATGGCCGCGCCGCTGGCGCCGCAGGATACGCAGATCCATATCAAAGGCGAGCTGGTGTCCAAGCCGTATATCGACATCACGTTGCATCTGATGCGCACCTTCGGCGTGGACGTCAGCCATGACAATTACCGGGTCTTCCACATTCAGGGGCGCCAGACGTATATCGCACCGGGCGACTACTTGGTTGAGGGCGACGCTTCTTCCGCCTCCTACTTCCTGGCGGCGGCGGCGATTAAAGGCGGCACCGTGCGCGTGACCGGTATCGGCCGCAAGAGCGTGCAGGGCGACACCAAATTCGCCGACGTGCTTGAGAAAATGGGCGCGCGCATCACCTGGGGCGATGATTTTATCGAGTGCAGCCGCGGCGAGCTGCGCGGCATCGACATGGACATGAACCATATCCCGGACGCAGCGATGACTATCGCCACCACCGCGCTGTTTGCCCAAGGGCCAACCACCATCCGCAATATTTACAACTGGCGGGTGAAGGAAACCGACCGCCTGGCGGCGATGGCTACCGAACTGCGCAAAGTGGGCGCCGAGGTTGACGAAGGCGAGGACTACATCCACGTTGTGCCGCCGGCCAGGCTGCAGTTCGCCGAGATCGGTACCTACAACGATCACCGCATGGCGATGTGTTTCTCGCTGGTGGCGCTGTCGGATACGCCGGTCACCATTCTTGATCCGAAATGCACCGCGAAGACCTTCCCGGACTATTTCGAACAGCTGGCGCGCATCAGCCAGCCGGCGTAA
- the cmk gene encoding (d)CMP kinase has protein sequence MTATAPVITVDGPSGAGKGTLCKALAESLGWRLLDSGAIYRVLALAALHHQVDITSEEALVPLAAHLDVRFLAQDGKLQVILEGEDVSNEIRTETVGNTASQAAAFPRVREALLRRQRAFREAPGLIADGRDMGTVVFPDAPVKIFLDASSEERAHRRMLQLQEKGFNVNFERLLAEIKERDDRDRNRAIAPLVPASDALVLDSTRMSIEEVIRQALTYAQKVLALPQQ, from the coding sequence ATGACGGCTACAGCCCCGGTGATAACCGTTGATGGACCAAGCGGCGCAGGCAAGGGCACCTTGTGTAAAGCCCTGGCCGAATCCCTTGGTTGGCGTTTGCTGGATTCCGGCGCGATTTATCGCGTGCTGGCGCTGGCGGCGTTGCATCATCAGGTGGATATCACTTCTGAGGAAGCGCTGGTTCCGCTGGCCGCACATCTCGATGTTCGCTTTCTTGCCCAGGATGGCAAGCTGCAGGTGATTTTGGAAGGTGAGGACGTCAGCAACGAGATCCGCACCGAAACCGTCGGCAACACCGCTTCGCAGGCGGCTGCGTTCCCGCGGGTGCGCGAGGCGCTGTTGCGCCGCCAGCGCGCGTTTCGCGAAGCGCCGGGTCTGATTGCCGACGGCCGCGATATGGGCACCGTGGTGTTCCCGGACGCGCCGGTTAAGATTTTCCTCGACGCCAGCTCGGAGGAGCGCGCGCACCGCCGCATGCTACAGTTGCAGGAAAAGGGCTTTAATGTTAACTTTGAACGTCTTTTAGCCGAGATAAAGGAACGGGATGACCGTGACCGTAATCGGGCTATCGCGCCTCTGGTGCCCGCTTCCGACGCCCTCGTGCTGGATTCAACCCGCATGTCGATCGAGGAAGTCATCCGGCAAGCGCTGACGTATGCACAGAAAGTTTTGGCGTTGCCGCAGCAATAA